The Desulfobacterales bacterium genome contains the following window.
ATAATTTTGCAAATAGTTTTAATTCTTCTAAAGTGCAATGGATAATTCTATCTTTATGCCCCTTGACATTCCATTGATTTTCATCGTTTTTAATTCCCGGAACCTGTCCATATCCATTATGATTAAAACAGCTATCAACTGTTGATGGAGTGTATAAATTCGCTAAATGACCAAAAGATAATTGCGTATTCATAAAATTAGAAAAAATATTAATGCTGAATTTAGCATGATGATCTACTTCAGCAAAAAGATTTAATTCATTCTGAAACTGAAAATGATACCTTAGCCTCGGATAAACTTCCTGTCTAAATTCTCCGCCATTCGGGTCGTCATAGATTCCTTCAGGATGAAGAAATCCTGAAACACCTGTATCTTGTTTTCCAATCATCCATGCTTGAGGCAGAAAGCATTTATAAAGATTAGCTTTCATTCCACTTAAAATTGAATAATTTTGCAAGCCGTTCAAAAAATTTTGAGTTCCTTCTGCTGATTCAAAAGCATTAAGATAAGTTCCCATCAGGTTATATTTGTTTAATACCTCGTCTCTTTTTTTAGCTAATTCAGACGCTGACATCTTACGAAGCACAAAAAGAGGCTCAGCATCACCCATAACACCGCCTTCATTCCATTCTACTTTAATCCAAGGAGGATTTCCAATGACCAAATCAAAACCTCCGCGACGTTCAAACAAGCTTGCAAATTCAAGCTCCCAATGGAGAAAACGATAATGTTCTGCAAGGTCTCTGACTATACCTAATCTGCCTATTTCACTGCATAGTTTATCTACATTCACAAAACCAAATTCATTTACTAAAGATTTAAAATAATTGGCTGGCTGTGTATCTGGAAAAAGAAGCTGTTGACCGTCATCTTTGTTATTAACCGTATAAAAATTACCTTCAAGCAAAAGGGATAAATCCAGAATAAATTCTGACCGACTTGGGAGCATATCAGCTTTTTCTATAGGCCAGAACCATAAAGCGCACCAATAATCCATAACTAATTTTAATCTTCTATAAGGACTTGAATTAGCAATATTCTTTGAAAAAAGCTCTTTATGTAAAATATTGTCTTTAAATTCGGTAGTAGTAAATGAAAGCCTGTCTTCAACTATATTTTGACCAAAAACGTTTATAACATCAGTAGTTCGCCTGTGAATGGAATTTTGAGCTTCGGTATGCTTTTTCCAAAGCTTGTCCACAGCATCGGATAAATTTTTAAGCTGGTCAATCTCGCTTTTTGAAAATGGCTTGATAAAATCTTTTTTCCACTCTGAAATAGTTTTAATGTTTTTTTCTGCAAGCTTACGAATAATCTTATCTTGATAATCAGCCATGCCTTTGTCTGGAAGTAAAAAATGATATATATCACTTTTTTGCCGCTCTTTTCCGGGCATTATTCTTGTAGGCACTTCATCTAACCAAATAGAATCAGTGCTCTTTTTTTTCTTTAATAAATTTTCATTAAATACACGACGACCTGCGCCTATAAGGGAATTGCCGTAGACAAGCTGCATTCCGAACCAAGGAACAAATGCGCCTTCATATATGGTGTTAAGCCATAAAGACACTTCAGCAAGCTCTACAGCTACAGGATTTAAATCAACTCCATAGACATTATTGTCAGCTATATACATTTTTACTTTTTGCAGTGTTTTAGGATAATCATCATGGGATATAGTTTCTCCGATTTCTTTTTGCTTAATATCAAGATAAGATTTAGCTAATTGATTAACAGCTTCATTTAAAAACGCTGCGCTGCCCATAGCAGGCTCGCATACTGTTATGGATAAAATTTCATCGGCTGTTTTATCTTTAAGCAGCTCTTTTAAAGCGTATTTAACAAGACATTGGGTTAATACTTCAGGAGTATAATAAGACGCTGAAGTTTCACGGTCTCTGCCTGCTAAACGATAAATAAAAGAACCTCTTTCATATTTAACTAAAGTGCCGTCTTCATTATAAACCCGCTCATCTTCACTATATTGCTCTAAATCTTCAGCTTTAACAAAATAAGCTGTTTCAAGTTTATTATAAGCTTCGCCTGCTTTTTTTACTTCATATAAATCTGTTTCTGCAAAAAAACCTTGATAAGAAAGAAGAGCTTCATATACAGCGCCTAATTGGTTAATGCCGAGCTGAGAATATGAAATTCGCCCTCTTCTTTGACTTCTGCCGACAGTTCCTGAAAGAGACATTAATTCAATGATTCTTTGCAAAACAAAATTTCTAAATTTTACTTTGTTTAATAAAGGCGTTTGCTTTGGGTCAAAAAGATGAGATTTTAACGGAAAAATATTAAATACATGGTAATAAAACATACCTTTGTCACCCGGCTGAAAACCCTCATAAAGAAGATTAAACAAAGTCTTGATTGACTCGTGAATATAAAAACCGTTTTTAGACTCTTCTGTAGTAAGCTTAACCATTTCAAGTTCCCGTAAAGACTCAAGACTATAACCTTTACGGTATTCTTCGGATTTATTCGGCAGATAACCGAGCTCAGGACGCGCTTCAATATAGAAAAGAAATAGCATCCGATACATATAACGAAGACATTCCCGAGTAAGCTTGCCTGCCATGTCTCTGCCATAAATTTTTTCATGAAGTATTTCTCGAACATAATAAACAGCTTCATTTCCTAATAATTCAATAGCTTCACGCAAAGAATCTTTTAAGTCTTCTGATACAGCAAAAGCATGTTTATGGGAATTTTCGTTTAATGTATCTAATAAAGGAATGCCCTCTATAGGACAAATAGAATCACGATGAAGTAAAGCTGCCATAGCTTTTAAAGTAGAATCTTCGCGCCTATCTAAAATTTCCCTGACATCAAACCTAAGCAGCCTTTTTTCATGCCATTTAGTTCTGTCTAAAAGTATAATTTGACTAAAACTAATAAGAATAACCCAACGTGGAGGCTCAGACCTTCCAAAAACATGACGGGTAATTATTTCTTCAAATGACAGATTTAATAAACTATTTATATTTTCAACTTCATAATCGTTCGAATATTGTTCAGAAAGTAAAAGCAATTCTAAAGGGTCATCACCATTTGCATTATCAAAAGATTCGATTATCCAAAGCTCAGGAGAACCATTAGACTTATTTATACTGCCGATTAATGGAATACTGTCATTATCGTTTAAATAAACAGTCTGAAAATTATATTCATAACCAAGCTCTGAAACTATAAGATTTATAAATTCCCTTTGCAGACTAAGGATGTCATCATTTTTACGTTCCCTTTCAAGTAAACTTTTTGTAGTAAAAAATTGCTTTCTTAAACTGCGTATTTTTGTATAAGGCTGAGGAATACCTTCTGATTCTTCTTTTTGCTTCCAAAAACTAAAAATTTCTTTTAAATCATTTTCAAGAATAGCTGAAAGATAATGATGAGTATAAAACTCATTTTCATTTGTAATGCCTGTAATATCAATGGTCATTGAATAATTGCTCCGGGTTGTATAAAAAAGTGATTAATTGTCTGAATGTTAAATTGTCTGACAATTAAGAAATATATTGTTGCTTTTCATTGCCTTAATTAACTGTCTGAATCAGAATTTACAGAATTAAATAATTAGCAGAATTAAACTGCATAAATTTTACGAGCCTCTACATGAAAAATCACCCACAATCCCATTCTGAAAATTCTAAAATTCTGAAAATTCTGATTCAGACAATTAAGAAATATATTCTAAAAATAGAATTCAAAATTAAGATATTTTTTCTATCTTCACTATTTTTAGCCTTAGACATAGTTTTAATTTTTAATATAGTTTATTTTAGGAATATATTGTTGCTTTTCATTGCCTTAATTAACTGTCTGAATCAGAATTTACAGAATTAAATAATTAGCAGAATTAAACTGCATAAACGTTCCCGGCCTTTAGTTTAAATCACATGGGATTTAAATTAAAAAATTACTAAAAAATTACCCACAATCCCATTCTGAAAATTCTAAAATTCTGAAAATTCTGATTCAGACAATTAAGAAATATATTCTAAAAATAGAATTCAAAATTAAGATATTTTTTCTATCTTCACTATTTTTAGCCTTAGTCATAGTTTTAATTTTTAATATAGTTTATTTCAGGAATATATTGTTGCTTTTCATTGCCTTAATTAAGCCATTCAGACAATAACAGCAATAACCTGAATAAAAGGATTGTCTTCAGTTGTCATAGTTTCTTCTACCCATTTAATAAATTCATTAAACTTGCGGTCTATTACTCGTTTTTCCTGTTCTTTTTTACTAATATGCTTGGCTTCCACATAAAATAACTCAAGCTGTTCATGATGCTTGCTTTTAAGACGTTCTAAAGCTTTAAGATGCTCATTTAATTTTTTATTTATATTATTTTCAAATGATTTTCTTTCTTCACTCATATATTGCTTTGCTTTAGAAACAGCGTCTTTAAGTAAATTGCGAATTAATTCTAAATCAAATTGTTCTTGTCTGTTAGGAAAAACCTTTTTGCCAAGACCTGTTCTGTTTATTATGGATTCAAAAGGCTCAATTTTATGAAAAACTCCTTTTTGAAAAGTAACTCCAAACCAACGATGAACTAAAGGATGACTTTTTAAATTCGGTATTAATCCACTCATAATAAAAACAACTTCATTTAAAGGAGCAGCGTCTTTTAAGGATAACACTGGAGCTTCATGACGCCCGAATCCTGCTATAAGCTTGTCATTAATCCATTCAAGAATAGGGTTATGCTGCCATAAATAATGAAATCGAGGCCAGGCATTTTCATCTTTTAGACTTCTTTTAATTTCTTTTTGAATATCATCCTTGTCTGCCGACAGAACAAAAACATCATCATTGGGCCAAACCTCTTTTGGAAGCATATATTTAAGCCTGTGCTTTAAATCCTCTGGCGCTGTGATAGAAATCTGCTTTAAATCATCAATAAATTCAGATTGAAGCGTATTTGTTTGGCGCAAATATTCAACAGCTTGTTTAAAATAATGAAAATCATCTTTATATAAAGAAGACATAGACTTGGTTTTTTCATTAAAATCTTTAGTTATTATTGGAGTTATTTCTCCCATAATAATTTTTAAAGGGTCAAAGGTAGCATCGGCAATTTTATTGAGTTTTTCTTCAAATTCAACATCAGTTTTTCCCTGCTCAATAGCTTCTGAAGTTATTTTTTCTTCTTCGTCAATATCATATACACCCATCATAACAGAAGGGTCGCCAATGTTTTTTACAGCTTCATCATCTTTTTGAATTAAAACTTCTAATATTCGTGTATCACCTTTTATTTTTTCATTGGAACTTTGAGTAATTAAATAAAGGATATAAGGAGTATTTTCCTGACCATAACGGTCAATACGGCCGTTTCGCTGCTGGAAAACCATAAGAGACCAGGGAATATCAAAATGTATTAAATGATGACAAAGATAATGAAGATTAATACCTTCTGAAGCAACATCAGATGCAATCAAAATACGAACAGGAACTTCTTCTTTTCCGAAATTTTCAACTACACGTTGCTGCTCAACATCAGACATTGAACCGTGTAATATATCAATTTGCTCTTTTTTTAATTTAAGGTCAATTTGCAAATTTGCCTGTAGAAATTTTAATGTTTCAATACGCTCAGTAAAAATAACAAGCCTTTCATTACGCTTTTTTTCTGTCCATTTAAAATCATGCTGAATAACTGACAGTAATTTTTTATATTTAGAAAATTTATCAGGAGCTATATTTTTCAAAGCTTCGGAAAGATACTCAAGTTTGGCAATATCTTTTTTAGATAGATTATCTTTTTCATTTTTTAGCTTGTTTATTCGATTATGAATTGTCTCTATACAAGCAGCAGGGCTTGAAAATAAGGCTTTTTCAAGAGTAGTTTTAAATAATTTAAAGGAACCTTTACGCTGGTCTAATTTTTCGAAATTAATATTAGCTAAAATATTAAATGCTATTTCTTCATTATCTGTGGCAGAACAATAGGCTTTACGTATTTGCCTTTGCTTAAATGCTGTTTGAACTTGATGCTGAATATCTTTTTTAAAACGACGGATAAAAAGCCCTTTAATATCTTCAGGTCCATAATTATCAGGATTAGCTATAGCTGTTGGGTCGAGCATATTCATAAGACTTGCAAAACTTCTGGCTCTTCCGTCATGGGGAGTAGCTGATAACATAATAAGAGTATCAGATTTAGCGGATAATAATTTGGCTAATTTTGCCCTTTGAGAAGAACCTTTTCCACGCTCAGCAACATTATGAGCTTCGTCAATTATAATTATATCCCAAAAAGCATTTTCCAAATAAGCCCGATATTCAGAGTCTTGTTTTAAGGTATCTATGGAGATTATGGCTTTATCATAATAATAAAAGGGGTTATGATTTATGGGAATACGGGAACGAACTTTTTGTATGCCTATGGAATCTAAACGAACAAGGGGAATTGTGAAACGATTCCACATTTCCTTTTGAAATTGAGTAAGCATGCTTTTTACAGCTAAAACTAAAATTCGCTTGCCGCGACCGCGCTTTATAAGTTCACTTACTAAAACGCCGCAGGCTAAAGTTTTACCTAAACCAACTGAATCGGCAATAAGAATTCTTTGGCGTGGCTGCTCTAAAGACTGAATAGCGGGGTCAAGCTGATAAGGAACAATATCCATAGCAGCTTTATGACCAATATAAAGATTACTATCGGTAGGAGGTGTTTGCCGTAAAAGGCTCTCAATATAAAGCAAAGATTTTTGATAGGAACTTGATGTATCAGATACAAGCTTTGTATCTACAGGGTCAAGCACTTCGATATTTTTATCAATTTCATCAAGAAAAATAGCTTCTTTATCTTTTACTAATTCAGACATTCCGGTTGCGGTAATTGCATTTCCTCCAGTAGATGTTCTTTGGATTTTACGCACTATCCATTCAGCGTCTCTAACTACAATTCTTGCTCCTGGACCAATAACATTTATTTGTGATTGCATATATGCCTCATGTTAAAACTTTAACAAAAAAGACGACATCCTTTTTTAAATTCAAATTTCTATGGAATGATGAATTAAGTCAATTTATTTCTTTTTTTCTATTTTCAAGACTTTTGTATGTTATTACATTTTCTCTATATAAATATGCTTCTGACGAACCAAAATCAACCATTCGATTTAAAATCCAAACATAATCGTTAATTAGTATTTTGTCGTTTTTAATTTTTGAAATATGGTTATAGTAAAGTCGTTTT
Protein-coding sequences here:
- a CDS encoding class I SAM-dependent DNA methyltransferase translates to MTIDITGITNENEFYTHHYLSAILENDLKEIFSFWKQKEESEGIPQPYTKIRSLRKQFFTTKSLLERERKNDDILSLQREFINLIVSELGYEYNFQTVYLNDNDSIPLIGSINKSNGSPELWIIESFDNANGDDPLELLLLSEQYSNDYEVENINSLLNLSFEEIITRHVFGRSEPPRWVILISFSQIILLDRTKWHEKRLLRFDVREILDRREDSTLKAMAALLHRDSICPIEGIPLLDTLNENSHKHAFAVSEDLKDSLREAIELLGNEAVYYVREILHEKIYGRDMAGKLTRECLRYMYRMLFLFYIEARPELGYLPNKSEEYRKGYSLESLRELEMVKLTTEESKNGFYIHESIKTLFNLLYEGFQPGDKGMFYYHVFNIFPLKSHLFDPKQTPLLNKVKFRNFVLQRIIELMSLSGTVGRSQRRGRISYSQLGINQLGAVYEALLSYQGFFAETDLYEVKKAGEAYNKLETAYFVKAEDLEQYSEDERVYNEDGTLVKYERGSFIYRLAGRDRETSASYYTPEVLTQCLVKYALKELLKDKTADEILSITVCEPAMGSAAFLNEAVNQLAKSYLDIKQKEIGETISHDDYPKTLQKVKMYIADNNVYGVDLNPVAVELAEVSLWLNTIYEGAFVPWFGMQLVYGNSLIGAGRRVFNENLLKKKKSTDSIWLDEVPTRIMPGKERQKSDIYHFLLPDKGMADYQDKIIRKLAEKNIKTISEWKKDFIKPFSKSEIDQLKNLSDAVDKLWKKHTEAQNSIHRRTTDVINVFGQNIVEDRLSFTTTEFKDNILHKELFSKNIANSSPYRRLKLVMDYWCALWFWPIEKADMLPSRSEFILDLSLLLEGNFYTVNNKDDGQQLLFPDTQPANYFKSLVNEFGFVNVDKLCSEIGRLGIVRDLAEHYRFLHWELEFASLFERRGGFDLVIGNPPWIKVEWNEGGVMGDAEPLFVLRKMSASELAKKRDEVLNKYNLMGTYLNAFESAEGTQNFLNGLQNYSILSGMKANLYKCFLPQAWMIGKQDTGVSGFLHPEGIYDDPNGGEFRQEVYPRLRYHFQFQNELNLFAEVDHHAKFSINIFSNFMNTQLSFGHLANLYTPSTVDSCFNHNGYGQVPGIKNDENQWNVKGHKDRIIHCTLEELKLFAKLYDAEGTPPLAGRLPAVHSKQIVEVLRKFAAQPRRLGDLREEMFSTQHWNETNSQNDHTIKRKTCFPDDASQWILSGPHFFVGNPFYKTPRAVCTQNSHYDILDLTTLPDDYLPRTNYVSDCDKNEYRKRTPKFSTKDGEILVTDCYRLAYRGMIGASAERTLIGSIIPKKVGHINGVQTTTFIKINSLVLASSFACSLIADFFIKTTGRSNLHYSWETFPILDMNAKNILRTLLINCLTIHYADLWQSCFQSSFRKDSWAKKDARLSDSFFANLTSNWHRNCALRTDYARRQALVEIDVLASMALGLSLEELKTIYRVQFPVLRQYESDTWYDRNGRIVFTCSKGLTGVGFSRAEWNNRKDMKSGKVERNIIDDTMPGGSVERVIVYEAPFDRCDREKDYEEVWKEFEKRFFGMRD
- a CDS encoding DEAD/DEAH box helicase gives rise to the protein MQSQINVIGPGARIVVRDAEWIVRKIQRTSTGGNAITATGMSELVKDKEAIFLDEIDKNIEVLDPVDTKLVSDTSSSYQKSLLYIESLLRQTPPTDSNLYIGHKAAMDIVPYQLDPAIQSLEQPRQRILIADSVGLGKTLACGVLVSELIKRGRGKRILVLAVKSMLTQFQKEMWNRFTIPLVRLDSIGIQKVRSRIPINHNPFYYYDKAIISIDTLKQDSEYRAYLENAFWDIIIIDEAHNVAERGKGSSQRAKLAKLLSAKSDTLIMLSATPHDGRARSFASLMNMLDPTAIANPDNYGPEDIKGLFIRRFKKDIQHQVQTAFKQRQIRKAYCSATDNEEIAFNILANINFEKLDQRKGSFKLFKTTLEKALFSSPAACIETIHNRINKLKNEKDNLSKKDIAKLEYLSEALKNIAPDKFSKYKKLLSVIQHDFKWTEKKRNERLVIFTERIETLKFLQANLQIDLKLKKEQIDILHGSMSDVEQQRVVENFGKEEVPVRILIASDVASEGINLHYLCHHLIHFDIPWSLMVFQQRNGRIDRYGQENTPYILYLITQSSNEKIKGDTRILEVLIQKDDEAVKNIGDPSVMMGVYDIDEEEKITSEAIEQGKTDVEFEEKLNKIADATFDPLKIIMGEITPIITKDFNEKTKSMSSLYKDDFHYFKQAVEYLRQTNTLQSEFIDDLKQISITAPEDLKHRLKYMLPKEVWPNDDVFVLSADKDDIQKEIKRSLKDENAWPRFHYLWQHNPILEWINDKLIAGFGRHEAPVLSLKDAAPLNEVVFIMSGLIPNLKSHPLVHRWFGVTFQKGVFHKIEPFESIINRTGLGKKVFPNRQEQFDLELIRNLLKDAVSKAKQYMSEERKSFENNINKKLNEHLKALERLKSKHHEQLELFYVEAKHISKKEQEKRVIDRKFNEFIKWVEETMTTEDNPFIQVIAVIV